Proteins from one Patagioenas fasciata isolate bPatFas1 chromosome 6, bPatFas1.hap1, whole genome shotgun sequence genomic window:
- the LOC139828252 gene encoding uncharacterized protein has protein sequence MEPGEQRPGGRRGAVLRPQRAGEEQEATAGRGQTPGASPARQSSRQASSRGPARPVQPPPAPAAPANPSRVPGPLPSPVVKAASRPSAPLRWPLRKEQAGAGVSYGANGRCFFSPSPRGRAEDVAVHSQPGGCRWLRPPRAGEARLAAWREKGQGSTSRAWTGAAAAGAREVGERLRTAERPELPERKGGEKETGASELLEASWQPPKARAALDVCCHRFTAVAPSSATEVPDRQKESRAVCPYKCVVLTSVGKKSSKTAAFLIPRSCIL, from the exons atggaacctggggagcagcgcccaggtgggagacgcggcgccgtcctccgtccccagcgtgcgggagaggagcaggaggcgacagccggccgggggcagacgccgggtgcgtccccagctcgccagagctcccgccaagcctcctcccgcggccccgctcgccccgtgcagccgcccccagctccggcagctcctgcgaacccgtcccgtgttcctgggccgctcccaagccccgtcgtgaaggcggcaagccggccctcggcacctctccggtggcccctgcggaaggagcaggctggggcaggggtgagctacggtgctaacggccgctgcttcttctctccctctcccagaggccgcgctgaggatgtggccgttcactcccagcccgggggatgccgttggctgcgcccgcctcgggctggcgaggctcgtctggcagcgtggcgggagaagggacaggggagcacgtcccgtgcgtggacgggggctgctgctgctggagccagagaggttggggagag gctgaggacggccgagcgccccgagttaccggagaggaagggaggagagaaggagacgggagcgtctgagctgttagaagcctcctggcagccaccgaaagcgagagccgct ctggatgtctgctgccaccgtttcaccgcggttgccccgtcttctgctacagaagtaccagacagacagaaggaatccagagcggtctgcccgtacaag tgtgtagttctgacttcagttggtaagaaatcttccaaaacggcagcattcctcattccaagaagctgcattttatga